The sequence tataataaatatatcttctttttttgataaatataataaatatatctttatttctaaaattataTTCACAAAATGTTACTCAGTTTCATATATAATcactaaattttcaaaatataacataaaagtcatttaattttatcctttttaatattattatcattaaaCTTCAATCCACGCCTCAAAATTACCGTTgactgtattttttttaaaatggatGATATTCGAAGTAatcttaattcttaaaaaaatttaattttaagatCGGTTAAGTATTATTTAGTTAACATATAAAATGAACTTTTAGGGAGATAAAACtcgtgattttggaaaatacaagatttggtttcatggtaaatgttatTCTATAACTTTAAGTtttaaacatttttattttcagacatCAACTAAAATTTCATGGTAATATGTTAGAAAGTATAAAATCGAATGACTTTTACGTTAGGTTTTAAAGTTTAGATTTGAAAATCAGCAAACTTAAGTGGCAATAGATCTAATTTACCTAAAACATTATCGTTTTTTCAAGCaggagacaaaactcaaaggcGCCTatgtaaattacacctatgccCACTCaactttattaattttaatattatgactactaaacttcaatttttaacagaAAACTCaatgaattttacacttttaacAGAAAAGTTAatgaattttatacttttttaacATTGATAGCCGCTCAACGCCTTAAAATGACAATTGATAgcctcaaaataaaacattcaaATAGTTAATGATATTGTACCTTTTTAACATTGATAGCCGCTCAACGCCTTAAAATGACCAttgacggcctcaaaataaaacattcaaATAGTTAATGATATggtaaggaactttaattcttgaaaattttcattataaaagtgattttggaaaataaaaaatacggtttcatggtaaatgtcgttatgaacaactttaattcttaaatatttttattttgaggctgTTAACAattattttgaggagttaattaaagttgagtggctaccactgttaaaaaatgtaaagttcagtggttatACTGTTAAAAATTAGTCAGTAGCCATAacgttaaaatgggtaaagttcagtggtcatgggtGCAATTTACCCCTATAGTTCATGCTTAATAGTTGGGGTTAAATGCATCGTTGCTTAATCTTAGTTTGTCACAATAAACTCAATTTTGACTTTCATCTCAATTAGGTCATTCCAGAGATTTCAACGGTTAAAATAGATCGAAATTATGTCATGGACATGTGAGCACGAGTTAACTCATATGTCTCCGAAATGACATGTGGCAACCACATGTTGGTAATTTTTATGAAACaaactaaattttgttttttcataaaaataatcggTACGTGGCTGTCAGGTAGCGCATAAACAAATGCCATGTGTCGTTTTAACCATATATCTAAGTTGATTCATGCTGATGTGTCACTCATGACATCGTTCCGatacattttaaaaataaaactcaaagttgagtgactttATTAAGACAAATTGAGGTTGAATGACCATTTTGAAATAATAACGTAAGTCAGTGACCAAGGGTGCATTTAACCTTAATAGTCCCCATAGCCGGCAAAATCCAATCGGCGTTTATCAACTACTGTATACGTTGAAGACTTTTGCTTTCCCTCTGCGTTAGCCcttgaatttcagattttttaGCACTTTTCAGGTTGAATAAGAAGTAAATGAGCTTCTATTTTCAGCACTCAGGTCAGTCCCCTTTTCGCAATTATGAGAATGAGTAATGTTGCTATATCTTTTTGCTATcgttttttcaattcaatttgggGATTTTGCCGAATGTTTGTTGTTTTAGGAATGGAATAGGATTAATCGGAAAGGATTAACAGGTTGTGGGAAGATGATTCTTGCCCTAGATCCATCCGCAAAAGGAATGCAATCTTCATCTTCTTTACCTCTCTTCCGGCGAAAATCCAGACGATTCCCTTGTATGCTGCTTTTGAGGGTTGTTAGAGCTTGTTCGAATTCTAGTGGAGAATTGAATTCATGTGAGAATCAAAAACAAAGAATTAATTTTGCTGGTGTGAGACTAGAGGAGATCGTAGATCCCAAGGCAGGAAAACTGAGGCTTGATTCTTGGATTTCTTCTCGCATTTCTGGTATCAGTAGAGCTCGTGTTCAGTCCAGTATTAAATCGGGGCTTGTTGCAGTCAATGGCAGGATTGTTGATAAGGTCAAATTGTAGttcaattttatttaatttttcaaacCTTGAATGCCATATCTTCAATTTTAGCAACTCTTTTGAAAAGTGTGCTTCTGTAATATGATGTTTTCATTTGATAATCAACCTCACTTCTGATAAgaattttgatttttcttatcaGAACTGTTTTCTTTTGTTATGGTACTCATTCCCTATTCTATATTTGTAGATGTCTAGATTTGTTTTGTGGTTCTTGGTCAATGAagaacttttaattttactgtTATGGTCTATGTTGCACAGAAACTTTAAAGTGTTTCAAGTTTCCAAAATGTTTCAGAATCCGAAACTCTTGAAAACTTGTAGGAAGTATTTCCACATTCCGCGTTTTGGAAACCGATGTACCCTTGTATTTTTATTGTTTGCACGTTTCCGTAATCTATATCTCTTATAGATATTGTTTATCGATGCCCATTTCCGTTTCAGTTTCCGTTTCCATGTAACATAGATTATTGTTGAGCAGGTTTCACAGAACATCAAGGCTGGGGATCAGGTCATCTGCACAATTTCAGAGCTGCAATCCTTGAGGGCTGAACCTGAGGAGATGACTTTAGACATAGTCTATGAAGATGAGCACTTAATCATTGTTAATAAGCCTCCACACATGGTAACAACTGGAATATCTAGCATCAATCATTGTTCTTTTGGTGAATTTCATATGATATTCGCATATGTATCCCTAGCTAATTAGAATAGGAAttgaaaaattcatattttaagtgAATGCTACTAGGAAATATAAACAAAAGTCATTTGCTTAGTTATTTGCATCGATAGTCTATGAAGATGAGCACTTAATTATAGTCTATGAAGATGAGCACTTAATCATTGTTCTTTTGGTGAATTTCATATGATATTCGCATATGTATCCCTAGCTAATTAGAATAGGAAttgaaaaattcatattttaagtgAATGCTACTAGGAAATATAAACAAAAGTCATTTGCTTAGTTATTTGCATCGATAATTTTGGACCTTGTGCTCTTTCCTTCGAATATGCATATCTGTAAGCGTTTTGGTGCAATCGGGTCTGATTGATTTGAGAGTTAGGAACTTTGCATAAAGGATGAGATTTCCTTACTGTTGTACCAATTTGATGATTACTAATGAATTATGTGCTGCTCCTCGcccgttaaaaaaaaaaaaaaaaaggggcggcccggtcgcattacgcgtccccgctgagcgagggtccggggaggggtcccaccacaagggtgtattgggggcaagccttcccttgtcaatttaattggcaagaggccgctcctaagactcgaacccgtgacctctggtcacacgacaacaacgttttaccgttgcgccaaggctcgcccgtTAATGTGGGCAAAATCAGCCGAACCAGATAAATCTCTTGTTTTTGTGATTGCATGTCTAATTTTATGTTCGGCATATTAACTTTTGTTGAGGTAGACTGGGATGGACATCTTAGCATTGCATGTCACATTATTCATTCTGTTGCAGGTTGTGCATCCAGCACCTGGTAATCCAACGGGCACACTTGTAAATGGTATACTTCATCATTGCAATCTTCCAAAAGTCGCAACTTCAAGCCAGGATGTTCTTTCAGATGCTGAAGATATTTCTGACGATGAAGGTTTCAATTCTAGCTTATGTGCGGCTTCTATTCGCCCTGGGATAGTTCATAGGCTGGATAAAGGAACTAGCGGATTGCTTGTTGTTGCGAAGGTGATTAGACACAACACCAAACTGTTCAGGTTCTGAATTCAGTTGATTATTTTACCTGTGGATTGATTGTTGATCTGTGATTTTTAGTGACTATGCCATCGTGTTAATTCGTTTGTGTATTATCTATTGATGCAGGATGAGCATGCTCATGCTCATTTGTCTGAACAATTCAAGCAACACACTATCCATAGGGTTTATATTAGTATTACTTGTGGAGTGCCATCTGCATTGTCTGGGCGTATCGACATCCCTATTGGCCGTGATGTGAATAACAGAATTCGTATGGCTGCTATACCTGGACCAACTAAGAAGGGACATGCTCGTCATGCTGCTAGTAGGTGGTTTCGTGCTCCTTCACTTCAAGTATACTGTGATAGTGATCTTATCCTAGTTGAAAACATGATTTTTTCGATGAATAAAATCATTTTATGCTATTTCCAATCTTCAAATCAACGTTTAAGATCCAAATGTCCTCTTCTCTTCACCGGTATGAAAAATAACCTGCAAGAGATTCTTGCTTCTTGAAACTTTCTTATATGGAAGATCTTCATATAAGTAGTTGTATATGCTTATACACGTAATGCATCTCATCCTTCAAGTAAGCTTTGTCAAAATCCCCGTAATTTATGCTGCCAGGGACCTTAGATTGGAAAGAACTATTGAAATTCATGAAATTCGCCAACTTGAATTGTAATCTTTCTCTTCTAGTTTGTGTTATGTCATTGAACTTAGCTGGATTTTTATCATATGCTGATCTTCAAGCAAAATTTGTAGTATGTTTATATACATGGTCATTGATAAAAAGGATTAAATTGTGGCTCAATATGTAATTTCTAGATTTGGTTGGCAGTTTGGATATTTTTACTTGCTATTTTGTATGCTAGTGCCAATTCTTGGGGTAAATTATATGTCAGAACCTGAGTTCTGATGACTGAATAGAAGAATTAAAGAGAGAAAagggagagggagag comes from Euphorbia lathyris chromosome 8, ddEupLath1.1, whole genome shotgun sequence and encodes:
- the LOC136204237 gene encoding RNA pseudouridine synthase 2, chloroplastic-like isoform X1, translated to MSFYFQHSGCGKMILALDPSAKGMQSSSSLPLFRRKSRRFPCMLLLRVVRACSNSSGELNSCENQKQRINFAGVRLEEIVDPKAGKLRLDSWISSRISGISRARVQSSIKSGLVAVNGRIVDKVSQNIKAGDQVICTISELQSLRAEPEEMTLDIVYEDEHLIIVNKPPHMVVHPAPGNPTGTLVNGILHHCNLPKVATSSQDVLSDAEDISDDEGFNSSLCAASIRPGIVHRLDKGTSGLLVVAKDEHAHAHLSEQFKQHTIHRVYISITCGVPSALSGRIDIPIGRDVNNRIRMAAIPGPTKKGHARHAASRYKVIEILAGDGLALVEWRLETGRTHQIRAHAKYIGMPLLGDEVYGGTRSMALSLLRPRIPPSCQHQVSLMLAGLERPCLHALALGFIHPHTRKEIRFSCPPPPDFAGILSQLRKMGTEKV
- the LOC136204237 gene encoding RNA pseudouridine synthase 2, chloroplastic-like isoform X2, which produces MILALDPSAKGMQSSSSLPLFRRKSRRFPCMLLLRVVRACSNSSGELNSCENQKQRINFAGVRLEEIVDPKAGKLRLDSWISSRISGISRARVQSSIKSGLVAVNGRIVDKVSQNIKAGDQVICTISELQSLRAEPEEMTLDIVYEDEHLIIVNKPPHMVVHPAPGNPTGTLVNGILHHCNLPKVATSSQDVLSDAEDISDDEGFNSSLCAASIRPGIVHRLDKGTSGLLVVAKDEHAHAHLSEQFKQHTIHRVYISITCGVPSALSGRIDIPIGRDVNNRIRMAAIPGPTKKGHARHAASRYKVIEILAGDGLALVEWRLETGRTHQIRAHAKYIGMPLLGDEVYGGTRSMALSLLRPRIPPSCQHQVSLMLAGLERPCLHALALGFIHPHTRKEIRFSCPPPPDFAGILSQLRKMGTEKV